The genomic region CGGCGAAGAGGCCGGCCAGGTAGAGCAGCGCCCCGAGCACCACGACCAGCACCGGGCCGCCGATGCCGGTGCCGTAGACCACGGCGCCGGCGAGCAGCAGGGCGACCAGCGCGATGATCGGCGATGCGTACCAGGGCAGCCGCTTCGCCCGCAGGGTGGCCGGCTGGGCGGCCGGGCGGGGGCGGTGGCTGGTGAGTGTGGTGCTCATGCGGCCGACTCCGTGAACTCCCGGCGGCGATAGATGATCGCCCGCGCGGTGATATTGACGATCAGGGTGATGGCGAAGAGCACGAGGCCGGAGGCGATCAGCGCGCCCCGGCCGGTCTCGTTGGCCTCGCCGAACGCGTTGGCGATGTTCGCGGCGATGGTGTTGCCACCGTTCTGGATCAGGTTGAACGAGATGCCGAACGTGATGCCGAGCGTCATCGCGAGCGCGATGGTCTCACCGAGCGCGCGGCCCAGGCCGAGCATCACCGCGGCGAGGATGCCGGGGCGTCCGTACGGGAGCACGGCCGTGCGGATCATCTCCCACCGCGTGGCGCCGAGGGCGAGCGCGGCCTCCTCGTTGGCGGTCGGCGTCTGCAGGAACACCTCGCGGGAGAGCGAGGTGATGATCGGCAGCACCATGATCGCGAGGACCAGCGCGCCGAGCATGATCGACTTACCGAAGGGTCCGTCGCCGCCGAAGATCGGGAGCCAACTGAAGTACTTGTTCAGCCAGACCGAGAAGTCCCGGACCGGGTTGATGAAGATGTCCCGGCCCCAGAGGCCGAAGACGACGCTCGGCACGGCGGCGAG from Micromonospora sp. WMMD812 harbors:
- the pstC gene encoding phosphate ABC transporter permease subunit PstC, with protein sequence MGETPHRSADAGTGGTRVTQSHEWPAGASARTAEAPVSTRTPGGTGLGGGGALPKSRKFGAERAFRGLTMAAGTAVLVIIAAIAVFLIAKAVPALRADTENFWTYEGWSPNEAEPKFGIGTLAFGTVLSSALALLIAVPVALGIALYLSHYAPRRVGTTLGFLIDLLAAVPSVVFGLWGRDIFINPVRDFSVWLNKYFSWLPIFGGDGPFGKSIMLGALVLAIMVLPIITSLSREVFLQTPTANEEAALALGATRWEMIRTAVLPYGRPGILAAVMLGLGRALGETIALAMTLGITFGISFNLIQNGGNTIAANIANAFGEANETGRGALIASGLVLFAITLIVNITARAIIYRRREFTESAA